One Phaseolus vulgaris cultivar G19833 chromosome 2, P. vulgaris v2.0, whole genome shotgun sequence DNA window includes the following coding sequences:
- the LOC137812008 gene encoding uncharacterized protein, which translates to MASSLLLAAVFVFDLIAFALAVAAEQRRNTASLTEDSAGRKYCEYDSDIATGLGVGSLFILVASQVIIMVVTRCLCCGKAMRPSGSRSWAICLFITSWVTFIIGASCLLAGSVRNAYHTKYRDLMGERAPSCETLRKGVFAAGAAFIVLTGITSELYYVSFSKANNGPPPYARDSGVRMGNL; encoded by the exons ATGGCTTCATCTCTGTTATTGGCGGCGGTATTTGTGTTTGATCTCATTGCTTTTGCTCTTGCTGTTGCTGCAGAACAGAGGAGGAACACT GCCTCGTTAACTGAAGACAGTGCGGGAAGAAAGTACTGTGAATACGACTCTGACATTGCAACCGGCCTAGGTGTGGGGTCATTGTTCATCCTAGTTGCCAGTCAAGTGATCATTATGGTTGTCACTAGATGTCTATGCTGTGGGAAAGCTATGAGACCCAGTGGATCCAGATCATGGGCAATTTGCTTGTTCATCACTAGTTG GGTGACATTTATCATTGGTGCTTCGTGCTTGCTTGCGGGTTCAGTGAGGAATGCATACCACACCAAGTACCGTGATCTGATGGGAGAGAGAGCCCCTTCATGTGAGACCTTGAGGAAGGGGGTGTTCGCAGCAGGAGCAGCCTTCATTGTTTTGACAGGCATAACCTCGGAGCTCTACTACGTTAGTTTTTCAAAAGCTAATAATGGTCCCCCTCCCTATGCTCGAGACAGTGGTGTGAGGATGGGCAATTTGTAG